AAATCCTGCAAATCCGCGAGATTATCGGCTATGTACCTGTTACGCCGGTGCCGAAATCGCCGGTTTACCTGAAAGGCGTATTGAACCTGCGAGGTCAGGTCATTCCGGTTATCGACCTTCGCCTGAAATTCGGAATGCCTGAGAAGGAGATTACAGACCATACCTGTATCGTTATCATTGAAACGCAGACAGCAGAAGGGGCAACTATGACCGGCCTGATAGTGGACCGGGTCTCGGAGGTCTTAGAGATTGAGGCCGACCAAATTGAGCCGGCACCATCTCTCGGCAGCACCATCGATACCTCTTTCCTCCGTGGGATTGCCAAGACAAACGATTCGGTCAAACTGCTGCTTGAAATCGATTCTGTCGTTCAGCAAAGCGCTGAGGAATTGATATAGTTCCTTTTTTTCTGAGGAGTCTGCGAATGGTTAAGAACATGAAACTGTCCACGAAGCTGTTTTTGGGATTCGGCTGTCTGGTTGTGATTACCGCCCTGCTGGGGCTGATCAGCTGGCGGGGCATGGCCAAGGTCAAAACCCTTTCCG
This genomic stretch from Anaerohalosphaeraceae bacterium harbors:
- a CDS encoding chemotaxis protein CheW is translated as MAVSATTSSVTRSHSEKNLAIEGKYLTFAIGNEEFGIEILQIREIIGYVPVTPVPKSPVYLKGVLNLRGQVIPVIDLRLKFGMPEKEITDHTCIVIIETQTAEGATMTGLIVDRVSEVLEIEADQIEPAPSLGSTIDTSFLRGIAKTNDSVKLLLEIDSVVQQSAEELI